The genome window CTTCCTGGCCTGGGGCGTCGCGCGCCAGGACTGGTCGGCGGTCACCTGGCAGGGCTGGGCGGCGCTCGGGTACATGTGGGTGGGGGCCAACCTCGTGGCCTACGCGGGCCACCTCTACGCCCTCAAGCGCCTCAAGGCGGGACAGGTCGCCGCCTTCGCGGATCTTCAGCCCGTGATCGGAATCGGCGTGGCGGTCCTGGCGGGCCTCGACCGGGCCACGCCCCTGCTCGTGGCGGGCGCGGCCGTGGCCCTGGCGGGCGTCATCGTCGTCCAGGTCCGCGGCTGAACGCGCCGTGGTAGAATGCCCGTGATGGACTGGGATCGCGCGCGGCGCCGGGCCGACGTCCTCGAAGCCCTCCATCCGGAGGCGGCGCCGGTGCTCCGCTTCGCCCGCGCGCTCTGGCGCTTCCAGGAGGAAATCTACCGCCGCGCGCGGCGCGGAGCCCCCGCGGACGCCCGCCGCCTCGACACCGCGCTCCTCGGCGGATACCTTCCGGACTACCTCCAGCTCGTCGAAACCCACGGCCCCCCCGAGCTGGCCGCCCAGGCGCAGAAACTCCAGGAGCGTCCCGACTGGGAGGAGCTTCTGCGGGCCTGCTGGCGCCGCGCGAACGACCGGCTCGAGGTCCTCGCGCGCGCCATCCTTCAGCCCTACGTGCGCCATCTCGCCGAGCGCTGGGAGGAGGAAGTCGGGACCTTCGAGGACGCGGCGGGCCGGTGTCCGTTCTGCGGACGGCCCCCGCTTCTGGCCGTGACGCGCGGGAACCGCCGCCTCGTCTGCTCCCTGTGCGCCTCCGAATGGCCCTTCCCCGAGGGAGAATGCCCCCTCTGCCGCGGCCGCCGGCTGGAGCGTCTCGAGGATCCCGGCTTCCCGCACCTGCGGGCCGAGGGATGCCCCGACTGCGGGCGCTACCTCAAAGTCGTCGATCTCGGCCGCGACCCCCAGGCCGTGCCGCTGGCCGACGAGATCGCTTCCGACCGCCTCGACCGCGCCGCCCGCGAACGGGGATTCGCCAAGGTCGAACGCAACCTCGCCGGCGCCTGACGCCTTCAGCCCGCGTTGCACCGGCGTCCGCGGGTATGATAAAATGCGCGGGACGGCTGCCATGCGTCAGTTCTATCTCTCCGTCATCACCGGCCGCCGGCGCGGCCCCCTGGCCGCGCTCCTCCGGGCGATCCTCTGGGCGGGGACCGCGGTCTACCTCGTCCTTCACAAGGGCCGCCGGCTTCTCTACGCGCTCGGAATCCGCCGCTCCTTCCGCTTCCCCTGCCCCGTGGTGTCCGTCGGGAACATCACCGCCGGGGGGACGGGAAAGACGCCGTTCGTCGAGTACCTGGCGCGCTGGTTCGCGCGCAAGAGCTTCCGGACCGCGATCCTGGCGCGCGGGTACGGCCGCATCGGCGAGGCCGCCGACGACGAGGATCTCTTCTGCGAGATGGAGCTCGAAAACGTCGTCCGTCTGACCGGACGCGACCGCGTGGCCACGG of Planctomycetota bacterium contains these proteins:
- the fdhE gene encoding formate dehydrogenase accessory protein FdhE — translated: MDWDRARRRADVLEALHPEAAPVLRFARALWRFQEEIYRRARRGAPADARRLDTALLGGYLPDYLQLVETHGPPELAAQAQKLQERPDWEELLRACWRRANDRLEVLARAILQPYVRHLAERWEEEVGTFEDAAGRCPFCGRPPLLAVTRGNRRLVCSLCASEWPFPEGECPLCRGRRLERLEDPGFPHLRAEGCPDCGRYLKVVDLGRDPQAVPLADEIASDRLDRAARERGFAKVERNLAGA